The genome window TTCTGCAGTTGCGCCAGCGCTTCTTCCGCCTGTTTGCGTTCGTTGATGTCGCGCAGGATGATGGTGAAGAGATCCTGCTGGCCGCCCTCCACCCGCGAAATCGTGGCCTCCACCGGAAAGGCCTCGCCGTCTTGGCGCAGCGCGGTCAACCCCGCCGGCGCCCAGAGATATTTTTGCGGCCGCGCCGAGGCGGGCGCCTGCATGTAGTTGTGCAGCAGCGCCAGAAACCCCTCGGACAGAAAGCCCTCCAGGCGCTGTCCCTTCATCTCCGCGGATTGGCAGCGAAAAACCTTCTCCGCCGCCTCATTGCACATCACCACCTGCATCCGGCTGTCGATGGTGATGATGGCATCCATGGCGGATTCAAAAATGCGCATCACCCGCGCTTCACTGGCGCGCAACGCCGCCGCCGCCGCCCGGCGATGCAGCGAATTCGCGATGATCTCACTGACGATGCTCAACCGGCGAACGTCCTCCTCCGCCCAGGCCTTTTCCGTGCGCACCGAATCGAAGCCCAGGAAGCCCATCACCTTGCCGCCCAGCACCAGCGGCACGTTGAGCAACGATTGAATGCCCTGCTCCTGCCAATGCAGTTTTTCCGCCTCGGCTGCGACGGGCAGCGAAGCCACGCGCGGCACGAACAGCGTCTCGCGACTGAGGATCCGGCGCGCCACCCACGGCAACTGGTCGAACGCGAGATTCTGCAGGTGGTGAATCTGCGGGGACACGCCGGGAGCGCACCACTCATGCGTGTTGCGCGCGCGCCGGCCTTCTTCGAACAAAAGGAACAGATAGCTGCGGTCCACGCCTTCGAATTCGCCGAGCCGGCGCAGCGCATAGTCGATGCCCGCCTCGATCTCCGCCTCATCGAGATTGATGAAATGGGTGGAAATGTCGCCGATCATCTTCTCGATCGCCAGACGCTCGTGCAACGCCCGTTCGGCTTGTTTGCGCGCGGTGATGTCGACCAGAAAGGATTGCGTGAAGATCAGCTCGCCCTGCTCGTCGAAAGTGCCCTCCGCGGAGAGCAGCACCTCGATCAGCCCGCCGTCCTTCTTGAGGAATTGCAGCTCGAGATTCTCGGCCTTGCCGGTCTGCAGAAACTGTTCACGGAAATGATAGTCGATGGCGAAGCGTGCCGATTGCTCGGTCTGAAATTCCGCCACCGGCCGGCCCAGCACTTCCTCCCGGGTGTAGCCCATGACGTTGAGCCAGTGTTGATTGACGCTCACCAGCCGCGCATGCTTGTCGAGCGAGTGCAGCATGATCGGCGTCTGATGGTACAGGATGCGGTAGCGCTCCTCGTTTTTCCGCAGCATCACTTCCGCCCGCTTGCGGTTTTCGATCTCCTGCTGCAAGCTGGCGTTCAAGGCCGACAATTCCGCGGTGCGCTCGGCCACCCGTGCTTCCAGCTCGGCGGCATGGCGCGCGATGTGCTCAAGCAGCCGCGCCTGGCTCAGCGCCACGGCCAGGTTGGTCGCCACCTCCTGCGCGATTTCGACGTGCTCGGCCTGCAAGGCATGCGGTTGGTCCACGCCCACGTTCAAAACGCCGATCAGCTCGCCCTGCGCCAGCAGCGGCACATTGAGGTAGGAACGCACGCCCTCGTGGCGCACGCCGAGGCCGCCGGGATCCGGCGCGACTTCATTGACGTCCCTCACGACTCGCGGCCGGCCGGCGGCCAACGCCGCAATATCGCCGAACGCGGCCAGCGGCAGGCGGGTGCCCACGCCCATTTGCGTCGGCGCCGTGGTGCGAATGGCGATCAAGGTGGCCTCGCCCGCCGATTGATCGAACACCGCCACGCTGGCGCGCACGCACGGAATCAAATCGTGCATGTGGCGCATGGCGGCGGCCGCGATTTCCTGCGGCGAGTGCGCCGCGAGAATGGCGTGGTCGATTTCCTGCAGCGTCTTCAGCCGCCGGTTGGCCTGGCGCAGCGCTTCTTCGGCGCGCTTGCGCGCGGTGATGTCACGCTGGATGCCGAAATGGCCGGTGATGCGGCCGTCCTGATCATAGAAGCACAGGTAATCGCCTTCGATCCAAATCGGCGTGCCATCCAGGCGGCGTTCATCGGTTTCGAGGTGCAGGTGGCCGGCATCGAAGAACGCGCGCCAGATCCGGCGGCCGTAGGGGAGATCGTGCGCATAGAAATCATTGGGGGTCAGGCCGAGAAACTGCGCTTCGGCTGCGCCGTATTGCGCCAGCATCGCCTCGTTGACCTTGGTCATGCGCTGGTGGGCGAAGACATAATCGAGCACTTCTTCCTTGTTCACGGTGTCGTCCCAGCGCACCGGTTCATCCAACATCATGAAGAAGAAGCCGTCGAGCGATTGCGCGAAGAACAGCTCGAGCAAGTCTGCGTCCTGGCGCAGCGCAGGCAGGCGTGGAAACGGGCGGCGGGATTGGGCGGGGCGGGCTTTGGTCGCCTGGCTCATGAGTGCAAAACGATTTGATAGACGCGAATGGGGTCTTTTTTTCCTTTCACGGTGAGTGGTTCGAACTCACGCGCTTGTACCACGTCTTTCACCTTCTGATACACCGGCTCGCTGATGAGAATGGAATTGGGATAATCCTTGGTGATCGTCTCGATGCGCTTGCCGGTGTTGACCGTGTCGCCGGTCAGGGCGTAGTCGATCTTGTGCTCCGAGCCGAGATTGCCGGCGATCACTTCGCCGTAGTTGATGCCGATGCCGATCGGCGTGTTGCGGCCGAGGCGATCGCGGTATTTTTGATTGAGCAGCTCCAGCCGCCGCATCATTTCGATGGCGCAGAACACCGCGCTCTTTTCCATGTCGGGAATGGCGACCGGCGCGCCGAAGGCGGCAAAGATTTCGTCGCCGACGTATTGAATCACCGTGCCGTTGTGGCGCTTGACGGCCTCGGACATGATCGAGTAGTAGTCATTGAGAAACGACACGACTTCCTTGGGGGAGAGTTGTTCGCTCATCGGCGTGAAGCCGCGGATGTCGCAAAACAGAATCGCGATGGTCTTCAATTCGCCCGCAAATATCGACTCCTCCGAAGATTTCAGCGTCTTTTCCACCACCACCTCGGGCACGTATTTGCGAAACAAGCGCAGCGTCTTTTCCTGCACCTCGACGGTTTCCTGCAGCCGCGCCAGCAGCGCCCGGTTGTTCCTCATCAGCTCCGACAATTGGCGCGCGTTTTCGATCGTCATGCGCAGGTCGTTCTCGTCCCACGGCTTGGTGATGTAGCGAAAAACCCGGCCGGTGTTGATCGCGCCGATGATGGCCTCGACGTCGCTGAAGCCGGTGAGGATCATGCGGATGGTGTCGGGATATTCCGGCAAAACGCGCTCGAGAAACTGGATGCCGGTCATGCGCGGCATGCGCTGGTCGGTGATGATGAGATCGATATTGTGGCGGCGAATGATCTCCAGGCCCTCCTCTCCGCTCAGCGCGGTGAAGATTTCATACTCCCGCCGAAAAACCGCTTTGAACGAGATGAGATTGTGCTCTTCATCATCAACGTACAGTATGGTGAAATTTTTCTTTTCCATGCCATTCGTCCCGTGCTGAAACAATCGGTACCAACCGACCGGGAGGTGCCGCCCTCAAGAGGCGAACACTCCCGGAAAAAACCGGCGTCTGCGCGGCCCGCCGGAGATTTGTTTGCAGCCTGCCGGTACCGGAGATCGCAGAGAACGCCGCCGGCAACGCAGCCGGCTGCCGGTGCTATAGTGACTTGCGCGCCGGCCTGGCCGCCGCGGTGGCGGAGGGCCTGGCCGGCAAAGTGATGACAAACTCGCTGCCCTCGCCGGGGGTGCTGTAGACCTCGATGTTACCGTCGTGGTCTTCGACAATGCCGTAGGTGATCGCCAAGCCCAGGCCGGTGCCCTCGCCGACATCCTTGGTGGTGAAGAACGGCTCGAAAATGCGGCGCTTCACTTCTTCGCTCATGCCCTGGCCGGTGTCGCGAATCGACACCGTCACGATCTCGCCGTCAAAAGCGGTTTTGATGTAAATCCTGCCGGTGCCCACGATGGCCTGGCTGGCATTGGCGAGCAGGTTCATGAATGCTTGATTGAGTTTGCCGGGGAAGCAGGGAATCTCGGGCAGTTGGCCGAAATCCTTGACGACTTCGACGCGATTTTTGAGCTGATGTTTCAGCATGAGCAAAGCCGATTCCAGGCATTTGTTGACGTCGGCCAGCTTGCGTTCATCTTCATCCAACCGGGTGAAATTGCGCAACCCCTTCACGATTTCCGTGGTGCGCTGCGCCCCCTCTTGAATGCCATTGAGCAGACTGTTGATCTCCTCCTGCAAAAAAGAAAACTCCAGCTCCTGCTTCAACTGTTCGAGGCGGCGGAATCGATCTTCCAACTGATTTGCCTTGACCGTGGCCTCGTATTCCGTCAACAGCGTGAGCAAATCACCCACGTCGCGCCGCAACGGATTGATGTTGGAAGAGACGAAGTTGATGGGATTGTTGATCTCATGGGCGATGCCGGCGGTGAGCTGGCCGAGCGAAGCCATCCGCTCGGATTGCACGAGCTGCTGTTGCGCCTTCTGCAGTTGGTGCATGGTGCGCTCCAGCTCACGGTTCTTGTGCTCAATTTCGGCGTTCTGCCGCGCCAGACGGCTGGACTTCTCCTCCAGCTCGCGGTTGGTGGCCTGCAGTTCGGCCTGCTGTTCCTGCAATCGGTCGGCCTGTCCCTGCATTTTTTCGCGCGCTTCCCGCAGCGCGCGGGTCATGGTGTTGAAGGATTGGGAGAGGTTGCCGATTTCATCCTGGCCGGGGCGATCCAATTGCACGTCGAGATTGCCCTGCGCCACGCTGCGCGCCGCGGTCACGAGATGGCGCACCGGCACGGCGATCAAGCGTGCCAGGCCGGCGGCGATGAAAGCGGAGACCAGCACGGTGATGATCAGCAGCGTGCGCGTAATCGCGCGGGTGGAGGAGTAGGTCAAATCCGCGCGCCGGGCGGCGGCATAGGCGTCGCGGCGGTTGGCCTCGACCAGCGCCTCCAAATCCGCGCTGAAATCATCGAACACCTGTTGCGCCGCGCCGTTCAACAAATCGACTGCCTCCCGCATGCGGCGTTTGTCCAGAAATTCGAAGAAAGCGAAGCTCAGGTCCTGGTAGAGTTCCCATTTGCGATCGAAGGCGCGGTAGAGGCTGTCCTGCTCGGGGGAATAATAGCTCAGCGCTTCGGATTCGGCTTTGAGCTGGACGTAGGTATCGATGTTGGCGTTGATCTGGTCGATCAACGCGATCATCATTTCCTTCTGCCTCTGCTGCAGCGCCAGATTGGTGGTGAAGGCATGCTGCAACTGGCTGATGCGCAGTTCCGCCGAATTGAGACTGAGATCGGAGATGGCCAGCGCGGCGGGCAGGCGATTGGAAGTCACTTCGTCGATCTCGGCTTTGATCGCCGCCATCTTGTTGATGGCGAAAATGTTCACGCCCGCCATGATCGCCAAAATGACGCCGAAGCCCAGGGCCTGTTTGTAGCCCAATTTGAGATCACGCAGTTTCATGTGAAATTCGCGGCTCGTCGAATGTTCGTGCCCGCCGGCTCAAGGCTCTGCGCCGGCAATGGTGAGAACGGCCTTCACGCCTGCCTGGATTTTGGCCTTGCTGATGAAGCCGATCGCGCCGCGCGTGGCCGCCACCTTGCGCACCATCTCCTCCTCCGAGGCCAGCGCCTGCGGCGGCTCGCCCTCACCCATCAGCAGTTTCTTCAGCCAAATCGACTTCATGCGCGAAGGGCTTTTGCCCAGAAATCTGTAGAACAACTCCTTCACGTCCGACTGCGGCTTCAGATCGAATATCACCACCGGCGTCTTGTCGCTCCACTTCTTCACTTCGCCCGAATAGAAATCGAGAAGCTGGGCGTGCGACAGCGAATCCGCCGGCGCCTCCTTGTGAACGATGACCACGATTTGGGCGCCCGCCCCGCCCGCACTCGCCAGCAGCCACAACCCGATCACGATAACTGCGTTCTTCATTGGGATCACCCTTGCCGTCAAGCACCGTCAACTCAAAAGACCACTGAGACCGCGAGGTAGTAGTAGTCCGCGAGGTCTTTCACCGGCTCCGGCTTGGTGGCATCGAACCGCACGCGGGCATACTGCGCCTTCAGCCAAACCCCCTCGCGAAAATCGTAGGCCACGCCCACGGTCGGAACCGTGAGTTCGCGATCCGCCACCGGCAGGGCCTTCTCCTGCGTGATCCAATAGCCCAGGTAGGCGTAGAGCCGCTCGGAAAGCTGGTAGCCCGCCGTGCCGTAATAGAAATTCCTGCTCAAATCCAGAATCGGATTGTCATCGTCATAGCTCACCCGCACGAATTCCGACTCCCACATGAATTTGCCGAGGGTGAGGCACAAGTCACCGCCCAAGCGAATGCGCGAGACGCTCTCGGTCTCATCCTGACTGATGCCGGGCGGCAGCTCCGCCTTCTGCAGGTCCAATTCATCAAAACTGGCGGAAACGCCCAGTTTGATCACGTTGGACCGGAAGCCGAGACGGCCACCCACCAGAAAAGACTTCGTGGTGTCCACTCCGGTTTGCCCGTAGCGCGGGTCCTGGTTGATGTTCGGGCTGTCGCCCACAAAAACGGCGTGGTCAAGTTTCCAATTGCGCCAGGGGATGAAGCCATAAGCCTGTACGAACGCGCGCGTCGGCAGAAATTCACTCAGCGCAATCACTTCGTTGAGCGAGGCTTCATAAATCAGCGGCCGGATGATGTAAGGCAGCAGCGGGGTGCGGTTCTTGATCTCATTGAGATTGTTGAAAGTCGGCACCTGCAATCCCAGCTTCACCTTGAACTGCCGGCTGGCATGATAGCTCACCCACGCCTCTTCCAGGCTGAGCACACCCCAATTGCGGAAGGAGGAGTAGGTATTCACGAACTCGACGTTGACGAAAGCCCTCCAGTTGGTGGTGAGATCGCGCTGCAGAAACAGATTGAGCTGCTGCAGGTTGAACGAGTTGGCCTCAACCGGCCTGGCCACCACTTTGTTGTGGCCGAGCGAAGCCTGAAAGTAGCCGAAGATGTTGAGCTCCCGCTCCGCCGTCTGGGCGTGCAACCGGGCGAGGCCGCACAGCAACGACAGGGCAAGCACCGGCAATGTCATGCGCATCATAGTATCCCATCCTCTCCCTGAACCAGGTGGTGAGTGCAGTGTGACGCGAGTGGCAAAAACTATTCAAGTTTTTCAGGAAAGTCAAGGCAGGCGGGCAAACTTGTCTGCTGTTACCTTTGAGTGGCACCTCCACCTCCCTGTCATCCCGCATGGAACTCGTGGGGACTTGAACCCACTTGCTGCCATTTACACGACTGTGAGGTAACAGCACCCGGGCCGCGCGGCAGGAAATGGTGCAGGCGGCGCAGCAATGCCGGTCAAACGGCCGGCGGTTGTGCAATGTCGAGGCCGTCGCGCAGTGACTGCACAAACGCGGCGATTTTCTGCCGGCCGGCAGGCTGCCATCCGTATTTTTCGATCTCATTGAGCAGGGCACTGCCGACGATCACACCGTCACAGTAAGACGCCAGCAGGCGCGCATCCGCCGCGTTGGCAACGCCGAATCCGACCAGCACCGGATGCCGCAGCGCACGCCTGAGCCGCTGCAGAAATTCCACCGTCGCGGCCGCCACTGCGCTGCGCGCGCCGGTGACGCCGGTGATCGAAACGGCGTAGACGAAGCTCGTGGTCAATTCTTCCACGAGCTGCAGCCGGTCAGGCGAGGTATTGGGCGAAACCAAATAGATCAGGCTGAGGCCCGCCGCCACCGCCGCGGCCTGCAACGGCCGGCTTTCCTCCGGCGGCAAGTCCGGAATGATCAGACCTTGCGCGCCCGCTTGCGCGGCCGCACGCACGAATTGCTCCGGCCCGAATTTGAAAATGGGATTATAGTAGCCCATCAGAATCACCGGCGGCCGCAGCCGCGGCGTGACTTCGGCCGTGAGCTGCAATACTTTCCTGAGCGTCATGCCGTTTTGCAGGGCAATCTGCGAGCTGCGTTGAATCGTCGGCCCGTCCGCGAGCGGATCGGAAAAGGGCATGCCGAGTTCGATCAAATCCGCGCCGTTGTCATCCAACAATTGCAACAGCGGCGCAGTGTCCGCCGGCGCGGGAAATCCCGCGGTTAGAAACAGCGAGAGCAGCTTGCGTTCGCGCGCCGGGCCGTTGGTGAAATACTCTTGCAACTGCAGCATCGCTTTTTCCTCACTGGTGCGGCGCGCTGGCAGCGGTCAACGCCGCCTGCACGGTTTCCACGTCTTTGTCGCCGCGGCCGGACAAACACACGACGATGGCGGCCTCCTGCTCGAGGCGGCCGCGCAGGTGGGGCAGATAAGCCAGCGCATGCGCGCTTTCCAGCGCCGGCACAATGCCCTCGAGTTGCGCGAGATTGGTGAAGGCGGCCAGCGCTTCGGCATCGGTGGCGGCAACATATTCAACGCGGCCGATCTCCTGCAGAAACGCGTGCTCCGGACCCACGCCGGGATAATCCAGGCCCGCGGAAATGGAGTGCGCCTCCTGCACCTGGCCGTCGTCATCTTGCAGCAGATAACTCATCGCGCCGTGCAACACGCCCACGCTGCCGCGGCCCAGCGTGGCCGCGTGCCGCGCCGAATCAATTCCTTCGCCCGCGGCCTCGACGCCGATCAAGCGCACGGCCGCCTCTTCCAAAAACGGGTGAAACATGCCGATGGCGTTGCTGCCGCCGCCGACACAGGCGATGATCACCTCCGGCAAACGGCCCAGGCGTGCGCGCATCTGGCTGCGCGTTTCCCGTCCGATGAGGCACTGAAAATCGCGCACCATCATGGGATAAGGATGCGGCCCGACCACCGAGCCGATCAAATAGAACGTGTCGGCGACGTTGGTGACCCAATCGCGTATGGTTTCATTGATGGCATCTTTGAGCGTGCGGCTGCCGCTCGTCACCGGCACCACTTCGGCGCCCAGCAGCCGCATGCGGAACACGTTCAGCCGCTGGCGCTGCATGTCGGTTTCGCCCATGTAGATGCGGCAAGCGAGGCCATAGCGGGCGCAGACCGTGGCGGTGGCCACGCCGTGCTGGCCGGCGCCGGTCTCCGCGATGATTCGGCGTTTGCCCATGCGCCGCGCCAGCAAAATCTGGCCGAGGGCGTTGTTGATCTTGTGCGCGCCGGTGTGCGTCAAATCCTCGCGCTTGAGATAGACTTGCGCGCCGGTTTGCGCAGAAAGCCGTGGCGCCAGAGTCAAGGGCGTGGGCCGGCCCGCGTATTCCTGCAGGGTGGCGGCCAGCTCGCGTTCGAATTCCACATCTGCTTTCGCCTGCTCATAAGCCTGCTGCAATTCGGCGAGCGCCGGCATCAGGATTTCGGGCACAAAGCGGCCGCCATAACTGCGTGCCGTGTTGGGCACGGTGAATTTGCCCTGCGCGTCAGGGTAGGCTGCAAAATTCATTGCGATGGATCAATCCTCCCGGGAAAAGACATTGCACAACGGCTGGTGCGCAGCAGAGAGCTGCTGCACTGCCGCAAAAAACGCGCGCAGCTTGTGATGATCTTTACAGCCGGGACTGCTCTCCACTGAGCTGGAAAGATCGATGGCGTCCGGCCGCGCTGCCGCCAGCGCCGCGGCGAGGTTGGCCGCGGAAATTCCGCCCGCCAGAATCACCGGCGCGTGTGCGCGCGCCTCGTCGCAGAGACTCCAGTCCGCGCGCCGGCCAGTGCCGCCGTGCTGCGTTGCGGTTTGGCTGTCGATCAAAAAACCCGCTGGCCGCAAGCCGGCGCAGGCTTCCAACTCGCTGCGATTGCGAATGGCTTTAATCACGGGCAGCGGCACTTGCCGGCAAAAGTCCACGCTCTCCCGGCCGTGAAGCTGCACGTGGGTCAAGCCCGCGGCCGCGGCGCACGCCTTCACCGTTTGCAGATCAGGATCGACGAACACACCGACGCGCGCCACCGCCGCCGGCAGCAATCGGCAGATTTCCGCAACGGTGTCGCGCGCTACGAAGCGTGGGCTGTGCGGGTGAAAAATGAAGCCCAGCGCGGCAGCGCCCAATTCCGCGGCCAGCAAAGCATCTTCCGGCCGCGTGAGGCCACAGAGCTTGACCGGAATCATCGCCGCGGCACTCCGGTGAAGGCGGTGAGGCCGCGGCCGGGATCAGCCTGGCGCATGAGATGGCTGCCGATCAATATCGCGTCGAAGCCGGCCGCTGCCAAACGCTCGACCTCGTGGCGCGAGGAGATGCCGGACTCTGCCACGCGTACGCATGCGGCCGGCACGTCTGCCACGAGCCGCTCGGCAGTCGCAAGGTTCACGGCAAACGTGTGCAAATCGCGATTGTTGATGCCAATGATCTTGGCCCCGGCCGCGAGCGCGGATTCGATTTCGCATTCTTCATGCACCTCGACCAGCGCCGCCAGGCCCCATTGTTCCGCGGCAGCCAGCAGCTCATGCAGCCGTTCGGCGGAGAGAAGGGCGGCAATGAGCAGTACCGCGTCCGCACCAAAGGCGCGCGCTTCCACGATCTGATAAGAATCGATGAGGAAATCTTTTCGCAAAATGGGCAGGCCGGTTGCCGCGGCCGCTTGTTCCAAATAGGCAAGGTGGCCTTGAAAATAGGTTGCGTCGGTCAACACCGACAGCGCGGCAGCGCCATGCGCGGCATAACTGCGTGCCAGTTGCGTCACGTCGAAATCGGCGCGCAGCACGCCGGCGGAGGGCGAAGCTTTCTTGAGCTCAGCGATGAGCGCGAGGTTGGGACCGGTGGTCAAGGCGCGCATGAAATCCCGCGGCGCGGCTTGCGCCTGTGCCGCCGCCGCCAACGCGGCAAGCGGGGTGCGCTGTTGCGCCGCACGGACTTCGGCCTGCTTGTGCGCCGCGATGCGGCTGAGGAAAGATTGCTCCGGCATGATTTGAGGCGATTGGGTCACTTGGTCAGGAATTGCAGCGGTTGTTTCTGGTGAAAGCAGCGGCGAGCCGCCGCCATCTCTTCCATCAAATCGCAGCACGGCAGTTGTACCGCAACCAAATTGTTCAACGCGAAAATGCAAAGCATGCAAAGCTCAATATTGGTTCTGTCTTTATCTTTGCGCTCTTGGCGAATAAGAGAGAATGAAATGCACTTTTAAAATACGAGATGCGAAGTACGCAAAGCTCAACATGGGCGCGCTTTTCAAATGCGTGCGGAGGAATCGCAGTCTTGTCCATTGCGGGCATCGGTGTCAAGCTCAGAATCGTGAAATGGTCCCGCAGGGACATCCGAAAGTAGCCCAGGTTGGAGGGGCTCTTCCAAGTTTTGGTCCCACTAGGGACGATTGAACCAGAGATGGAGTCCCATTTTTCATTCGTCCCTGCGGGACTTTCAAAGAAATCGAGGCCCACTTTCCCACCAATAGCTTGGTGGGCTACCCTCGAGCGTCCCTGCGGGACTCCGCCCGGCGCGCTCTGCAACAGCCAAAGCTACTTACATTTCTTGGCTTGACACATATGCCCCCTCGTGGGGCATTGTGGCAACCGCGAATCTATTGGCTTTGACAGCCGCCCACAAGGGGCGGGGAATACGAACCTGCTCACCCAATTGAAAGCCGCTGTAGTTGCGTCTTTCTATCTTTGCGCGCTTGGCGTCTTCGC of bacterium contains these proteins:
- the trpB gene encoding tryptophan synthase subunit beta, whose amino-acid sequence is MNFAAYPDAQGKFTVPNTARSYGGRFVPEILMPALAELQQAYEQAKADVEFERELAATLQEYAGRPTPLTLAPRLSAQTGAQVYLKREDLTHTGAHKINNALGQILLARRMGKRRIIAETGAGQHGVATATVCARYGLACRIYMGETDMQRQRLNVFRMRLLGAEVVPVTSGSRTLKDAINETIRDWVTNVADTFYLIGSVVGPHPYPMMVRDFQCLIGRETRSQMRARLGRLPEVIIACVGGGSNAIGMFHPFLEEAAVRLIGVEAAGEGIDSARHAATLGRGSVGVLHGAMSYLLQDDDGQVQEAHSISAGLDYPGVGPEHAFLQEIGRVEYVAATDAEALAAFTNLAQLEGIVPALESAHALAYLPHLRGRLEQEAAIVVCLSGRGDKDVETVQAALTAASAPHQ
- a CDS encoding sigma 54-interacting transcriptional regulator encodes the protein MSQATKARPAQSRRPFPRLPALRQDADLLELFFAQSLDGFFFMMLDEPVRWDDTVNKEEVLDYVFAHQRMTKVNEAMLAQYGAAEAQFLGLTPNDFYAHDLPYGRRIWRAFFDAGHLHLETDERRLDGTPIWIEGDYLCFYDQDGRITGHFGIQRDITARKRAEEALRQANRRLKTLQEIDHAILAAHSPQEIAAAAMRHMHDLIPCVRASVAVFDQSAGEATLIAIRTTAPTQMGVGTRLPLAAFGDIAALAAGRPRVVRDVNEVAPDPGGLGVRHEGVRSYLNVPLLAQGELIGVLNVGVDQPHALQAEHVEIAQEVATNLAVALSQARLLEHIARHAAELEARVAERTAELSALNASLQQEIENRKRAEVMLRKNEERYRILYHQTPIMLHSLDKHARLVSVNQHWLNVMGYTREEVLGRPVAEFQTEQSARFAIDYHFREQFLQTGKAENLELQFLKKDGGLIEVLLSAEGTFDEQGELIFTQSFLVDITARKQAERALHERLAIEKMIGDISTHFINLDEAEIEAGIDYALRRLGEFEGVDRSYLFLLFEEGRRARNTHEWCAPGVSPQIHHLQNLAFDQLPWVARRILSRETLFVPRVASLPVAAEAEKLHWQEQGIQSLLNVPLVLGGKVMGFLGFDSVRTEKAWAEEDVRRLSIVSEIIANSLHRRAAAAALRASEARVMRIFESAMDAIITIDSRMQVVMCNEAAEKVFRCQSAEMKGQRLEGFLSEGFLALLHNYMQAPASARPQKYLWAPAGLTALRQDGEAFPVEATISRVEGGQQDLFTIILRDINERKQAEEALAQLQNQNLYLREEQQRREYNFGDIIGGSPAMRQVYQSIEMVAATGTTVMLLGETGTGKELIARAIHQRSSRKEQFMVTVNCGALPAGLVESELFGHEKGAFTGATAQKKGRFELAHKSTLFLDEIGELPLETQVKLLRVLQEQTFERVGGTQTLQVNVRVIAATNRDLQEEVQRGAFRADLFYRLNIFPIPIPPLRERRDDIPLLADYFLQQFARRLSKRIAGLSPAAAERLSRYDWPGNVRELANIIERAVILCQGRVLQEEHLGLAGPARAGGENFATLEEAERRHILQALEKSGGVLAGPKGAAQLLGINRSTLWSRMRKLGINTSRSE
- a CDS encoding response regulator produces the protein MEKKNFTILYVDDEEHNLISFKAVFRREYEIFTALSGEEGLEIIRRHNIDLIITDQRMPRMTGIQFLERVLPEYPDTIRMILTGFSDVEAIIGAINTGRVFRYITKPWDENDLRMTIENARQLSELMRNNRALLARLQETVEVQEKTLRLFRKYVPEVVVEKTLKSSEESIFAGELKTIAILFCDIRGFTPMSEQLSPKEVVSFLNDYYSIMSEAVKRHNGTVIQYVGDEIFAAFGAPVAIPDMEKSAVFCAIEMMRRLELLNQKYRDRLGRNTPIGIGINYGEVIAGNLGSEHKIDYALTGDTVNTGKRIETITKDYPNSILISEPVYQKVKDVVQAREFEPLTVKGKKDPIRVYQIVLHS
- a CDS encoding substrate-binding domain-containing protein codes for the protein MKNAVIVIGLWLLASAGGAGAQIVVIVHKEAPADSLSHAQLLDFYSGEVKKWSDKTPVVIFDLKPQSDVKELFYRFLGKSPSRMKSIWLKKLLMGEGEPPQALASEEEMVRKVAATRGAIGFISKAKIQAGVKAVLTIAGAEP
- a CDS encoding phosphoribosylanthranilate isomerase, with product MIPVKLCGLTRPEDALLAAELGAAALGFIFHPHSPRFVARDTVAEICRLLPAAVARVGVFVDPDLQTVKACAAAAGLTHVQLHGRESVDFCRQVPLPVIKAIRNRSELEACAGLRPAGFLIDSQTATQHGGTGRRADWSLCDEARAHAPVILAGGISAANLAAALAAARPDAIDLSSSVESSPGCKDHHKLRAFFAAVQQLSAAHQPLCNVFSRED
- the trpC gene encoding indole-3-glycerol phosphate synthase TrpC produces the protein MPEQSFLSRIAAHKQAEVRAAQQRTPLAALAAAAQAQAAPRDFMRALTTGPNLALIAELKKASPSAGVLRADFDVTQLARSYAAHGAAALSVLTDATYFQGHLAYLEQAAAATGLPILRKDFLIDSYQIVEARAFGADAVLLIAALLSAERLHELLAAAEQWGLAALVEVHEECEIESALAAGAKIIGINNRDLHTFAVNLATAERLVADVPAACVRVAESGISSRHEVERLAAAGFDAILIGSHLMRQADPGRGLTAFTGVPRR
- the trpA gene encoding tryptophan synthase subunit alpha — encoded protein: MLQLQEYFTNGPARERKLLSLFLTAGFPAPADTAPLLQLLDDNGADLIELGMPFSDPLADGPTIQRSSQIALQNGMTLRKVLQLTAEVTPRLRPPVILMGYYNPIFKFGPEQFVRAAAQAGAQGLIIPDLPPEESRPLQAAAVAAGLSLIYLVSPNTSPDRLQLVEELTTSFVYAVSITGVTGARSAVAAATVEFLQRLRRALRHPVLVGFGVANAADARLLASYCDGVIVGSALLNEIEKYGWQPAGRQKIAAFVQSLRDGLDIAQPPAV
- a CDS encoding ATP-binding protein, which codes for MKLRDLKLGYKQALGFGVILAIMAGVNIFAINKMAAIKAEIDEVTSNRLPAALAISDLSLNSAELRISQLQHAFTTNLALQQRQKEMMIALIDQINANIDTYVQLKAESEALSYYSPEQDSLYRAFDRKWELYQDLSFAFFEFLDKRRMREAVDLLNGAAQQVFDDFSADLEALVEANRRDAYAAARRADLTYSSTRAITRTLLIITVLVSAFIAAGLARLIAVPVRHLVTAARSVAQGNLDVQLDRPGQDEIGNLSQSFNTMTRALREAREKMQGQADRLQEQQAELQATNRELEEKSSRLARQNAEIEHKNRELERTMHQLQKAQQQLVQSERMASLGQLTAGIAHEINNPINFVSSNINPLRRDVGDLLTLLTEYEATVKANQLEDRFRRLEQLKQELEFSFLQEEINSLLNGIQEGAQRTTEIVKGLRNFTRLDEDERKLADVNKCLESALLMLKHQLKNRVEVVKDFGQLPEIPCFPGKLNQAFMNLLANASQAIVGTGRIYIKTAFDGEIVTVSIRDTGQGMSEEVKRRIFEPFFTTKDVGEGTGLGLAITYGIVEDHDGNIEVYSTPGEGSEFVITLPARPSATAAARPARKSL